The Paenibacillus spongiae nucleotide sequence CAATTGTTCTAAAGAAAGGATGAGTATTAGTGCCATTCGAAATTGAAAGTAAATTCGTAATTGCTGTAGCCTCAAGTGCTTTATTTGATCTTTCAGAATCCGATAGAGTCTTCAGAGAAAGTGGAGAAGAGGCATATAGGAAATATCAAAGAGAGCATGATGATGAAGTGTTTGCAACGGGGGTTGCTTATCCACTTATTAAAAGACTATTGAATGTAAATACTTCACAAGAGCAACTTGTGGAGGTTGTGTTATTATCTCGAAATGACCCTGATACTGGTTTAAGAGTTTTTAAATCTATAGAGTATTACGGATTAACAATTAGTAGAGCAATATTTGTTGCCGGTAGTAATCCATTTCAATATATGGATGCTTTTAACGCTAGTTTGTTTTTGTCAGGTAATCCCGAAGATGTTAAAGAGGCTGTAGAACGCGGTTATCCTGCAGGTTGTATTTATCCAACCGACTATGTTGATGACGAAGATGATAAAGAGCTTCGATTAGCGTTTGATTTTGACGGAATCATTGCTGATGATTCGGCTGAATCAATTTTCCAAGGAGGCGCCTTGGAAAACTTTCATTCACATGAAAGGGAACTTGCTGGTGAACCTTTACCTGCTGGTCCACTCTTACGTTTTTTCACAGAGATATCAAACTTACAAAAGAAAGAAATTACAAAAAACCAAAGCAATCCGAACTATAAACCAAAAATTAGAATTGCAATTGCAACAGCAAGAAATGCCCCTGCGCATGAGAGAGTAATTACAACTCTTAGAAAATTAGATATTAGAGTGGATGAAGCTTTTTTTCTGGGGGGAATTGAGAAGAAGAGGGTATTGAGTATATTTAAGCCACACATCTTCTTTGACGATCAGGTTGGTCATATTGAAGGAGTAGCCAGAATACTACCATCTGTTCATGTGCCATTTGGAGTAACTAATAAGGAATAGAGTTTTAGCAAACAACCCCTGCATTGGCCGGGTCCGTCGGACCCGGTCGCATTCGCTCCTTTAAGCAAGTGAGATTAGGGTATGGAAAAGAAGCCATGCTAAAAGCAATTGAGTATGTTAGGGCGTTTCCGCTTGGAAAAGCGAAAATAGTAGAACTTACATACAAATCGGAAAACGTAGTAGCAAAAAGAATTTACGACGCACTTGGTTTTGTGGAAACAGGTGAAATTTTGTCTTGCGGCGAAGTGCGCGCCAAACTTGTTTTGTAATATTAACAATCGGATAAAATGTGATGTATTTTGCTCGATCTACTAGTGAGCCAAGACTATCCTCTGAAACCGAAGGTATCATTTTATTAAGTGAGACAGAATTGATTAAGCTATGTAATAGTGAAGTATATTATATATTACAACCTCTAGGTCAGATGAAGTTTCTTGCAAGATTAATCCAGGAACGACCAGATATCGTGAATAACGTTTATAAGTAATTCGTGGATAGTATTAATTCAGTATTAATTTAACAGTGAATAAATAGTAAGTCAGAAAGGGGAGTACATCAGTGGAGAAAGGAAGAATTGTCTTTTTGAATGGTGTGACAAGTTCTGGGAAAACATCGATAGTCGATGCCATTCAATCTAAATCTGAAGATTTTTTTTATGTTGTGGCCAATGACCTTTTTGAACAAATGATAGGCGATAAATATCTGCAAGAAGATTACTGGAAATATTTAAGCGAAGTTATTGTTATGATGTATCATACGGCAAGATTATTTTCAGATTGTGGTAAGAATATTCTAATTGATGGAGTACTAGTTGAAAAACCTGAGATAAGACCACATTATGAAAAGGTCAAAGAGATTTTCAAGGGATATCCCTTAGATATAGTTGAGGTGTTTTGTCCCTTGGAAATATGTCGCAAGCGTAATATAGAACGTGGTGATAGAGCAGAAAACCAGTCAGATTGGCAAAACAAAATGATGGCTGAAAATATTCAATATAGCTGCTCAGTCGATACCAGTTTGAATACACCAGATGAATGTGCCGAAATCATTATTGGAACATTATTTAACAAACCCGTAAAATGACTTTTTCTTCAATGACATTATAATGAAGAGAACAATGTGAATTAAGATTTCGCTGACTGAATGGAGGAGTTATATGAAGCATGCTTTAGTTGTAGGTGGTTCGGGGATGCTTGCTAAAACTTCAATATGGTTAGCTGATAATGGCTATAAGGTATCTGTCATTGGTAGGGATCGTTACAAGCTGAATAAGTTAAGCGAAATGAGCGACAACATCATCCCGATTTCAGTTGATTACTACAATGAAAGGCTGTTTAGATCCAACATTCGCAACGCAATTACTACAAACGGCTCGTATGATCTAGTTGTTGCATGGATTCATAGTAAAGAAAGAGAAGTAATCGATATGATTAGCAGTGAAATCACTACAGTCAAAGAGTGGAGTCTGTTTCATGTGCTAGGAAGCAGCTCGAACCTTGAGAATATATTGAATGAGATCAATTACAGCGAGAATTGCGATTATCATCAGGTTCAACTAGGTTTTGTTATTGAGAATAATAAATCAAGGTGGTTGACACATGATGAGATTTCTAATGGCGTAATAAACTGTATTCGTACAAATGCTAAGAAATATCTTGTGGGAACTTTAACACCATGGGATAAAAAACCTTAAAGTCAGATCGGTTTAAGACTAATAGATGATGGGAAGTCCGAAATTAATAGCATAGCGGATCTTGAACGTTAGACTGCCCGCAAAACGAACAGAGCTCCCTCAGGCGAGGGAGCTCTTTTATGAAAGTGCTAGAATTATCGATGCTTGTGCAATCCTTTCCCATAATAGAACGCGACGAGAATGGCGTACCAGATCGGACCGATAATTAATGAAACGCGCGTTTCCGGGAAGTAGGCCATCAGCCCGATTACGCCAATCAGGAAAGCAAGCGTGAGGTATGAGCTGTAAGGAGCCCACGGCATTTTGTACGACAATTTGTTTATCTCATCTTTGTTCAGGCTTTTGCGGTATCTCAGTTGGGAAACGAGAATGATTGCCCAAGTCCAGATGGCGCCGAACGTCGCGATACTGGTTAGCCATGTAAAGACTTTCTCGGGCACCAAATAATTGAGCGCAACCCCGATCAGCAATGCAGCACCTGATGCTAATGTGGCCATACCCGGAACGCCTCTTCTCGTAACCCGGCTAAAGCGGGCGGGTGCTTCTCCCTGCTGGCCCAGATTAAACAGCATGCGCGCCGTACTGAATATCCCGCTGTTGCAGGAAGAGAGCGCTGCCGTAATGACGACGAAATTGATAATGCCGGCGGCGAATGGAATGCCTATTTTTTCAAATGTCATAACAAAGGGGCTTCCCGTTGCTCCGATTTCGTTCCATGGATAAATCGACATGATCACGAACAGCGCCCCGACATAGAAAATGAGAATGCGCCAGAAGACGGAGTCGATTGCTCGGGAAAGCGACTTCTTCGGATTTTTCACTTCGCCTGCGGTGACGCCTATCATTTCAATGCCAAGATAAGCAAACATAACCATCTGCAAGGACATCAACATTCCGGTGAAACCGTTTGCAAAAAAGCCGCCATGGCTCCATAAATTGCTGATGCCAACCGCCACGCCCTCGTTGCCGAACCCGAATAGAATCATCGCAAGTCCGAAACCGATCATCAGAACGATCGTGACAATCTTGACGAGCGCAAACCAGAATTCCAGCTCTCCGTAGGCTTTAACGGCAATTAGATTCACCAACGTCATGATGATCAGAGCGGCCAAAGCCCAAATCCAGCGGGGAACGTCGGGATACCAGAATTCCATATAAATGCCGACCGCCGTAATTTCCGCCATGCACGTCACAATCCAGAGAAACCAATAGTTCCAGCCCGTTAAATACCCGAAGATAGGTCCAATATATTCTCTTGCATAGCGGCTAAAGGAGCCCGCTACCGGATTTTGGATCGCCATCTCGCCTAACGCCCTCATAATAAAAAATATGGCTAAACCGCCTAGCGCATAAGCTAACAAAATGGCCGGACCTGCAAGTTTGATGGCCGAAGCGGAACCGAGGAACAATCCGACGCCAATCGCGGCCCCCAACGACATTAAAGTAATGTGCCTTTGTTCAAGCCCCCGGTGCAGCTCTGTTTCATTTTGATTTTTCATAAAGAATGTCTCCCCCTAATGAAAATAATCTTTTCTGGAAGCGCTATCAAAATACCTGTGAAATCATTCCTCTAAATAACGAGGCAACCGGATGACGCATAAATTTGCGGTCTGGAGCCAAACTTAAACAACCGCGAAACTTATGGAGTCATCTTATCACAATCGTCTTTTCCTGTTTTTGTTCTATTTGCAGAAATAAATTCGTTTTCTTTGTTATAATCGACAATAAAAGGCTCAGGAGAGGCCTTCAAAAGGTGTTGTTCATCTTGAATGAGAATCACGATCCCTTTAACAGAAGCTTCGAAAGCCTGGAGGCGCTAGCCGATACGATCAGCGAAGTCCTGCATAATCCCGTTACGATCGAAGACGACAATCACCGTCTCATCGCCTATAGTTCTCACGAATCCCAAACCGATACCGCGCGTGTAGCAACCATCATAGGCCGCCGAGTTCCCGAGAAGGTCATTCGAGCTCTATGGCAGGATGGAATCATGCAGCGGATTATGGAAAGTGAAGAACCGGTCGCCATTTCTGCAATCGAGTCAGTCGGTTTAGGCGATCGGTTGGTCATGGCCATTCGCAAGCAGCATAAAATTCTCGGCTATATTTGGGTGCTGGAATCGGACAAAAGGCTGGGCAAGGAAGCCTTCGACAAGCTGAAGAAAGCGGCGCATGCAGCCACGACGAAGCTGCTTCAGCTTCAAGTCAAGAAACGCAAGGAAGAGAAAGGACACGAGGATTTCTTCTGGCAGCTGCTGACCGGACATTTGTCGACAAGCGCCGAGATTAGGGAGAAAGCTGCTGCGCTCGAAATCGAATTACCGCGACTATATCGAATCATCGTCTTGGAATTCGGATCGGAAATTCAAGACAAGCAGCAGCAGATCGAATATATGCTTACGACGACGCAGCGGGTTTCCATTTTATTTCATACGATAAAGCATAATCAGCTCATTTTGCTGACTGGGCTAAATCAACGCCAGTACGACAAGGAATCTGATTTCGGTCATTTCGAATACTTGTTCGAACAAATGCAGCAGCGGTTCGGCTTCTCGCCCTCCGACGGGGGAAGCGGCTCCGTTTACGACGATTTCATCCTGGTGGAGCGAAGTTATCGGGAAGCGCTGACGGTGCTGCGGATCAAGATGCAATTTCCTCATGAAACCCGGAATGTTTACGATTATCCGACGCTCGGCTATTACCGCTTTCTTCCGGCTTTACTCGCCGAAAACCGTACTCACCCCATCGAGAATCAGTGTCTGAAGAAGTTGCGGGAGTACGATTCGGAGCACAACGGCAACTTACTACATACGTTGGAAGTGTTTTTGTCCTCCGACAGCAACGTGAAAGCCGCAGCGGAAGCGCTGCACGTTCATATCAATACGCTGAGTTACCGGTTGAAGCGAATCGGAGAAATCGGCGGCATCGATCTGGATAGCATGGACCAGAAGGTGACCGTTTTCCTTGATTTCAAAATAAACAAGCTGAACGGGGCGCCGCTTTTGTGAATCCGCACAACCGTTTCCGGTCAATTTGTTATTCCCGCACAAAGTAAAAAAGCGTTTTCACCCTTATACTTGGCTGTGAAGTCCAGTAAAGGGGGAACAGCAGATGATTATCGGCGTACCGAAGGAAATTAAAAATAATGAAAACAGGGTGGCGATCACGCCCGCAGGCATCATCTCTTTCGTTAAAGCCGGCCACACCGTGTATATTGAACGGGATGCCGGCATCGGCAGCGGATTCACAAACGAAGATTATGCGTCCGCGGGAGCGATTCTGCTGGAGAAAGCCGGCGAGGTGTGGGCGAAATCGGATATGGTCATGAAGGTGAAGGAGCCGTTGCCGTCGGAATATGGCTTTTTCCGTAAAGATCTCATCTTGTTCACTTATTTGCACTTGGCGGCAGAGCCTGCGCTTGCCCTAACTCTTACCGAAGCGGGAGTGACCGGCATCGCTTACGAAACCGTCGAGGTGAACCGTACGTTGCCGTTGCTCACGCCGATGAGCGAAGTGGCGGGGC carries:
- a CDS encoding PucR family transcriptional regulator translates to MNENHDPFNRSFESLEALADTISEVLHNPVTIEDDNHRLIAYSSHESQTDTARVATIIGRRVPEKVIRALWQDGIMQRIMESEEPVAISAIESVGLGDRLVMAIRKQHKILGYIWVLESDKRLGKEAFDKLKKAAHAATTKLLQLQVKKRKEEKGHEDFFWQLLTGHLSTSAEIREKAAALEIELPRLYRIIVLEFGSEIQDKQQQIEYMLTTTQRVSILFHTIKHNQLILLTGLNQRQYDKESDFGHFEYLFEQMQQRFGFSPSDGGSGSVYDDFILVERSYREALTVLRIKMQFPHETRNVYDYPTLGYYRFLPALLAENRTHPIENQCLKKLREYDSEHNGNLLHTLEVFLSSDSNVKAAAEALHVHINTLSYRLKRIGEIGGIDLDSMDQKVTVFLDFKINKLNGAPLL
- a CDS encoding 5'-nucleotidase; the protein is MPFEIESKFVIAVASSALFDLSESDRVFRESGEEAYRKYQREHDDEVFATGVAYPLIKRLLNVNTSQEQLVEVVLLSRNDPDTGLRVFKSIEYYGLTISRAIFVAGSNPFQYMDAFNASLFLSGNPEDVKEAVERGYPAGCIYPTDYVDDEDDKELRLAFDFDGIIADDSAESIFQGGALENFHSHERELAGEPLPAGPLLRFFTEISNLQKKEITKNQSNPNYKPKIRIAIATARNAPAHERVITTLRKLDIRVDEAFFLGGIEKKRVLSIFKPHIFFDDQVGHIEGVARILPSVHVPFGVTNKE
- a CDS encoding amino acid permease — encoded protein: MKNQNETELHRGLEQRHITLMSLGAAIGVGLFLGSASAIKLAGPAILLAYALGGLAIFFIMRALGEMAIQNPVAGSFSRYAREYIGPIFGYLTGWNYWFLWIVTCMAEITAVGIYMEFWYPDVPRWIWALAALIIMTLVNLIAVKAYGELEFWFALVKIVTIVLMIGFGLAMILFGFGNEGVAVGISNLWSHGGFFANGFTGMLMSLQMVMFAYLGIEMIGVTAGEVKNPKKSLSRAIDSVFWRILIFYVGALFVIMSIYPWNEIGATGSPFVMTFEKIGIPFAAGIINFVVITAALSSCNSGIFSTARMLFNLGQQGEAPARFSRVTRRGVPGMATLASGAALLIGVALNYLVPEKVFTWLTSIATFGAIWTWAIILVSQLRYRKSLNKDEINKLSYKMPWAPYSSYLTLAFLIGVIGLMAYFPETRVSLIIGPIWYAILVAFYYGKGLHKHR
- a CDS encoding chloramphenicol phosphotransferase CPT family protein, which gives rise to MEKGRIVFLNGVTSSGKTSIVDAIQSKSEDFFYVVANDLFEQMIGDKYLQEDYWKYLSEVIVMMYHTARLFSDCGKNILIDGVLVEKPEIRPHYEKVKEIFKGYPLDIVEVFCPLEICRKRNIERGDRAENQSDWQNKMMAENIQYSCSVDTSLNTPDECAEIIIGTLFNKPVK
- a CDS encoding short-chain dehydrogenase codes for the protein MKHALVVGGSGMLAKTSIWLADNGYKVSVIGRDRYKLNKLSEMSDNIIPISVDYYNERLFRSNIRNAITTNGSYDLVVAWIHSKEREVIDMISSEITTVKEWSLFHVLGSSSNLENILNEINYSENCDYHQVQLGFVIENNKSRWLTHDEISNGVINCIRTNAKKYLVGTLTPWDKKP